Proteins from a genomic interval of Mycolicibacterium grossiae:
- a CDS encoding GNAT family N-acetyltransferase produces the protein MTPVVTAATDADLPGLADVAARTFPLACPPSATADNVAAFIAEHLSPARFAAYVADPTRDVLVARDAGRVVGYAMLIDGVVDDPDVQRAVLTRPAAELSKMYVDPDAHGAGAASALMTAALDAARERGATAVWLGVNQENARAQRFYGKHGFTVSGTKTFRLGDGVESDYVMVRPL, from the coding sequence ATGACCCCGGTCGTCACCGCGGCCACCGACGCCGACCTTCCGGGCCTGGCCGACGTCGCCGCCCGCACGTTCCCGCTGGCCTGCCCGCCGTCGGCGACAGCTGACAACGTCGCCGCGTTCATCGCCGAACACCTCTCCCCGGCGCGTTTCGCCGCCTACGTCGCCGATCCCACCCGCGACGTGCTCGTGGCCCGCGACGCCGGCCGCGTGGTGGGGTACGCGATGCTGATCGACGGCGTCGTCGACGACCCCGACGTCCAGCGCGCCGTGCTCACCCGGCCCGCCGCCGAACTGTCCAAGATGTACGTCGACCCCGACGCGCACGGCGCGGGCGCCGCGTCCGCGCTCATGACCGCCGCCCTGGACGCGGCCCGCGAGCGCGGAGCCACAGCGGTCTGGCTCGGCGTCAACCAGGAGAACGCCCGTGCGCAACGCTTCTACGGCAAGCACGGCTTCACCGTCAGCGGCACCAAGACGTTCCGCCTCGGCGACGGCGTGGAGAGCGACTACGTGATGGTGCGGCCGCTGTAG